In Synechococcus sp. KORDI-52, one genomic interval encodes:
- a CDS encoding phosphomannose isomerase type II C-terminal cupin domain has translation MRVERPWGWYETLTQGDNYLVKRLLVRAGQQLSLQRHRHRSESWTVVSGSGALLCGETWHAASAGAMLSIPCGTVHRARANGSDLLILEVQHGDDLREDDIERLQDDYGRVIT, from the coding sequence ATGCGGGTTGAGCGTCCCTGGGGCTGGTACGAAACGCTGACCCAGGGGGACAACTATCTGGTCAAGCGGCTGCTGGTTCGTGCCGGGCAGCAGTTGTCGCTGCAGCGGCATCGTCATCGCAGCGAAAGTTGGACCGTGGTGTCCGGCTCGGGGGCTCTGCTCTGCGGAGAGACCTGGCATGCCGCCAGCGCGGGCGCCATGCTCTCCATCCCCTGCGGCACGGTGCACCGCGCCCGGGCCAACGGTTCAGATCTGCTGATTCTGGAAGTTCAGCATGGCGATGATCTGCGGGAAGACGACATCGAACGTCTCCAGGATGATTACGGCCGGGTGATAACTTGA